A genomic region of Campylobacter corcagiensis contains the following coding sequences:
- a CDS encoding aryl-sulfate sulfotransferase, protein MKKVFSSVLVAGMLLSVGVTTSFAIGGASGPVSYKPAGKLGAIFMNPYKVAPLTAVILNGGYDVTDVSVTVKGKPNGGIDISYNPSNNAVRLHGGIPIWGLYPEYQNEVEVSYKRDGEAIKETYKIYGPAVYMPGPGNNQFGTLPKAEVVKMDDKFKDRLYLMNHIIRASTPNSGQAVWNHPVGGAMEWDNEPYNWIIDANGDIRWYMKADEIRDPENIYKKGNIMGFSQTDDGALLFAMGQRYMKYDLMGREIFDRRLPLSYIDFSHHIEQTPKGTYLIRVASADEKRKDGKNVRSVRDVIVELDESGRVVDEWKIYDILDPYRDNNILAMDQGAVCLNVDATLAGQTLDKEDLEDDSMPFGDVAGVGVGRNWAHINSVNYDATDDSIILSVRHQGAAVKVGRDKKVKWILGSHEGWSDKFKPYLLKPIDENGKEIICEADGSKCPGYLNEKGGFDWTWTQHTAYVVPEKSKPGLLRVTIFDNGDSRGMEQPALPNMKYSRAVEYEVDEKNMTVKQVWEYGKDRGFDWYSPITSVVEYQPDRNTMFIYSATAGLGKFLIGEGETEPILNEIEDETQNVKVEIRLKGLGGTIGYRALPIDIKKAFN, encoded by the coding sequence ATGAAAAAAGTTTTTAGTTCAGTTTTAGTCGCTGGAATGCTACTTAGCGTTGGAGTGACAACTTCTTTTGCTATTGGTGGAGCAAGTGGTCCAGTTAGCTATAAACCCGCTGGAAAACTTGGTGCTATTTTTATGAATCCTTACAAAGTTGCCCCACTGACTGCTGTTATACTAAATGGCGGATATGATGTTACAGATGTAAGCGTTACAGTAAAAGGTAAGCCAAATGGCGGAATTGATATAAGCTATAATCCATCAAATAACGCAGTTAGATTACATGGTGGAATTCCAATTTGGGGACTTTATCCTGAGTATCAAAACGAAGTAGAAGTAAGCTATAAAAGAGATGGCGAAGCTATAAAAGAAACTTATAAAATTTATGGACCAGCTGTTTATATGCCAGGACCCGGAAATAATCAATTTGGCACACTTCCAAAAGCAGAAGTTGTAAAAATGGATGATAAATTTAAAGATAGATTATATTTGATGAATCACATTATAAGAGCCTCAACTCCAAATTCAGGTCAAGCAGTTTGGAATCATCCAGTTGGCGGTGCGATGGAGTGGGATAATGAACCATATAATTGGATCATAGATGCAAATGGTGATATTAGGTGGTATATGAAAGCTGATGAGATAAGAGATCCTGAAAATATCTATAAAAAAGGTAATATTATGGGATTTTCTCAAACTGATGATGGGGCACTACTTTTTGCAATGGGACAAAGATATATGAAATATGACCTTATGGGAAGAGAGATATTTGATAGAAGGCTTCCGCTATCATATATAGATTTCTCACACCACATAGAACAAACTCCAAAAGGCACATATCTAATAAGAGTTGCATCAGCTGATGAAAAAAGAAAAGATGGCAAAAATGTAAGAAGCGTTAGAGATGTTATAGTTGAACTTGATGAAAGCGGAAGAGTTGTTGATGAGTGGAAAATTTATGATATTTTAGATCCATATAGAGATAATAACATTTTAGCAATGGATCAAGGTGCAGTTTGTTTAAATGTTGATGCCACGCTCGCAGGTCAAACGCTAGACAAAGAAGACCTTGAAGATGATTCTATGCCATTTGGCGATGTTGCAGGAGTTGGAGTTGGTAGAAACTGGGCTCATATAAACTCTGTAAATTATGACGCAACTGATGATAGTATAATACTATCAGTTAGACATCAAGGTGCAGCTGTTAAGGTTGGAAGAGATAAAAAAGTTAAGTGGATTTTAGGCTCACACGAGGGTTGGAGTGATAAATTTAAACCATATCTATTAAAGCCAATTGATGAAAATGGAAAAGAGATTATTTGTGAAGCAGATGGATCAAAATGCCCAGGATATCTAAATGAAAAGGGTGGATTTGACTGGACTTGGACTCAACACACTGCTTATGTAGTGCCAGAAAAATCAAAACCAGGACTTCTTAGAGTAACTATCTTTGACAATGGCGATAGCCGTGGTATGGAACAACCTGCACTTCCAAATATGAAGTACTCAAGGGCTGTTGAGTATGAGGTTGATGAAAAAAATATGACTGTAAAACAGGTCTGGGAGTATGGTAAAGATAGAGGATTTGATTGGTATAGTCCGATAACTTCAGTTGTTGAGTATCAACCAGATAGAAATACAATGTTTATCTACTCAGCAACAGCTGGACTTGGTAAATTTCTAATTGGAGAGGGCGAAACTGAGCCTATTTTAAACGAAATAGAAGATGAAACTCAAAATGTAAAGGTTGAAATTCGCCTAAAAGGTCTTGGTGGAACTATCGGATATAGAGCACTTCCAATAGATATCAAAAAAGCCTTTAATTAG
- a CDS encoding aryl-sulfate sulfotransferase, whose translation MKKILSSALVAGLLLSVGVTNALAMGGPSGAKVDWEIQGKIGSIKINPYNLAPLTAVIMDGGYNLSDIEVTIVPKENGQTIKYKVGEKRAKTYGGIPIFGLYPNYLNTVKVSYTKESFGKKESVKDEEYKIVTGGVNLQPSGYTTQRGVPFEKVNVLKVDDEFKNRLYLVNNAPGKSLGKSSNSVWNNPAGGAMEWDEESSAFIVDTKGEIRWFFDNAKLMDWHNIYNRGLMMGFHQNDDGSLTWGFGQRYVKYDLMGKESFNRQLPLGYIDFSHAMDDMQNGNYLLRVASANTLRPDGKNVRTVRDVIVEVNQDGDVIDEWKLFEILDPYRSDVIKALDQGAVCLNIDASMAGKTLSDEDLAKMDASDNFGDIAGTGIGRNWAHVNSVDYDPTDDSIIISSRHQSAIIKIGRDKKVKWIIGAHKGWNDKFKDKLLQPVDNKGNKIVCEDGYSKCPGYENEKGGFDWTWTQHTAWRIDEKSDKRYVYVTAFDNGDARGIEQPALPTMKYSRAVIYKVDQEKMTVEQIWEYGKNRGNEWYSPVTSLTEYHGDTDSIVVYSATAGMSFDLNAGVSVGEPKPEIDEFKWGASEPSVQIQFIGSDAGYQAMPISLEKAFGKTK comes from the coding sequence TTGAAAAAGATTTTAAGTTCAGCTTTGGTTGCTGGTTTATTACTTTCAGTTGGCGTAACAAATGCTCTTGCTATGGGTGGTCCAAGTGGTGCAAAAGTTGACTGGGAAATTCAAGGCAAAATAGGAAGCATTAAGATAAATCCTTACAACCTAGCCCCACTAACAGCTGTTATAATGGATGGTGGGTATAATCTAAGCGATATCGAAGTTACTATCGTTCCAAAAGAAAATGGTCAAACCATAAAATACAAAGTTGGTGAAAAAAGAGCAAAAACTTATGGTGGAATTCCGATTTTTGGTCTTTATCCAAACTACCTAAATACCGTAAAAGTAAGCTATACAAAAGAAAGCTTTGGCAAAAAAGAAAGCGTTAAAGATGAAGAGTATAAAATCGTAACAGGTGGAGTAAATTTACAACCATCTGGATATACAACCCAAAGAGGCGTTCCGTTTGAAAAAGTAAATGTTTTAAAAGTAGATGATGAGTTTAAAAATAGACTTTATTTGGTAAATAATGCCCCTGGAAAAAGCCTAGGAAAAAGCTCAAATTCAGTTTGGAATAACCCAGCTGGTGGAGCGATGGAGTGGGATGAAGAATCAAGTGCGTTTATAGTTGATACAAAAGGCGAGATTAGATGGTTTTTTGACAACGCAAAACTTATGGACTGGCATAATATCTATAACCGAGGACTTATGATGGGATTTCATCAAAATGATGATGGCTCACTAACTTGGGGCTTTGGTCAAAGATATGTAAAATATGACTTAATGGGAAAAGAGAGCTTCAACCGCCAACTTCCACTTGGATACATCGACTTTTCACACGCGATGGATGATATGCAAAATGGAAATTATCTCTTAAGAGTAGCTTCAGCTAATACTTTACGCCCTGATGGTAAAAATGTTCGCACCGTTAGAGATGTTATCGTTGAGGTAAATCAAGATGGTGATGTGATCGATGAGTGGAAACTTTTTGAAATTTTAGATCCATATAGAAGCGATGTTATTAAAGCACTTGATCAAGGTGCAGTTTGTTTAAACATCGATGCAAGTATGGCTGGAAAAACTTTAAGTGATGAAGATCTAGCAAAAATGGATGCTAGCGATAATTTTGGCGATATCGCAGGAACTGGTATTGGTAGAAACTGGGCTCATGTAAATTCAGTTGATTATGACCCAACAGATGATAGTATTATCATTTCAAGCCGTCACCAAAGTGCGATTATAAAAATCGGACGCGATAAAAAAGTAAAATGGATAATTGGAGCACACAAAGGCTGGAATGATAAATTTAAAGATAAACTTCTTCAACCAGTTGATAACAAAGGAAATAAAATCGTTTGCGAAGATGGATATTCAAAATGCCCTGGCTATGAGAATGAAAAAGGTGGATTTGACTGGACTTGGACACAACATACTGCTTGGAGAATTGATGAAAAATCAGACAAAAGATATGTTTATGTAACAGCTTTTGATAACGGCGATGCAAGAGGTATCGAACAACCTGCTTTACCAACTATGAAATACTCACGCGCTGTAATTTACAAAGTCGATCAAGAAAAAATGACAGTTGAGCAAATTTGGGAATATGGCAAAAACAGAGGAAATGAGTGGTATAGCCCAGTTACAAGCTTAACAGAGTATCACGGCGATACAGATAGTATCGTTGTTTATTCAGCAACTGCTGGAATGAGCTTTGATCTAAATGCTGGAGTAAGCGTTGGGGAGCCTAAGCCTGAGATTGATGAGTTTAAATGGGGAGCAAGCGAGCCATCAGTTCAAATTCAATTTATCGGCTCAGATGCAGGATATCAAGCAATGCCAATTAGTCTTGAAAAAGCATTTGGTAAAACAAAATAA
- a CDS encoding sensor histidine kinase — translation MKNFLKTIFFTIKNLKINKLLFAFTIFLAFTGIFSYFHIKSEISKIGSEFGESLSKEIVFSMNEWLDTRTEFIKTISSSFKNLSKDELIGIEIDKSRVFFQHYQFILDDKSAIFDGKYYDLNNSLNPAKISTCKEHEILKKTTIDICHTIGQNRQFCGVVEANALFPSIRKQIHAFVENAYLFDEDGEILAMLNSANKIPNLNDPRLTKVEKIGNWGTAIEVSNQKILEKTLKILLNNSLILLLLFSALSITSGLIFSFINSTFLKKQKEYEVLLSHKLKVSETGELLSAISHQLRQPINSSLLMLTSIVKLKKDGKLSEDELINNINLCIRSTKMMDETIQNFRNFYKFSDDIVEFELNSSIKNLLSLLHIEFSRKNVSVQVENFEIWLKTSQSYLWQVLLVLLQNSKDALSFKRGLKTITVKAKNLDDIVKISVIDNGIGIEQDMIKGIFNKQKVSTKIHGSGIGLNLAKMIVVKKLGGDIILKSNKNPTIFELTIKKEIV, via the coding sequence TTGAAAAATTTCTTAAAAACTATCTTTTTTACCATTAAAAATCTTAAGATAAATAAACTGTTATTTGCATTTACCATATTTTTAGCATTTACTGGGATATTTAGTTACTTTCATATAAAGTCTGAAATTTCAAAAATTGGTTCTGAATTTGGCGAAAGCCTAAGCAAAGAGATTGTTTTTAGTATGAATGAGTGGCTAGATACGAGAACTGAATTTATAAAAACTATATCTAGTTCTTTTAAGAATTTATCAAAAGATGAGCTAATAGGTATAGAAATCGATAAAAGTAGAGTATTTTTTCAGCACTATCAATTTATATTAGATGATAAAAGTGCAATATTTGACGGCAAATATTATGATCTTAATAATTCATTAAATCCAGCTAAAATTTCAACTTGCAAAGAGCATGAAATTTTAAAAAAAACAACAATTGATATATGCCATACCATAGGACAAAATCGCCAGTTTTGTGGTGTTGTAGAAGCTAATGCTCTTTTTCCAAGCATAAGAAAGCAAATTCATGCATTTGTAGAAAATGCTTATCTTTTTGATGAAGATGGAGAGATACTTGCTATGTTAAATTCAGCAAATAAAATACCAAATTTAAACGACCCACGCCTTACAAAAGTTGAAAAAATAGGAAACTGGGGAACGGCTATAGAGGTTAGTAATCAAAAAATATTAGAAAAAACTCTAAAAATTTTACTAAATAACTCACTTATTTTACTTCTACTTTTTTCAGCACTTTCAATTACTTCTGGACTTATATTTTCTTTTATAAATAGTACTTTTTTAAAAAAGCAAAAAGAGTACGAGGTTTTACTATCTCACAAGCTAAAAGTTTCTGAAACTGGTGAGCTTTTATCTGCTATTTCTCATCAGTTAAGACAGCCAATAAATTCATCTTTACTTATGCTAACTTCTATTGTAAAACTCAAAAAAGATGGAAAACTTAGCGAAGATGAACTGATAAATAATATAAATTTATGCATAAGATCAACAAAAATGATGGATGAGACGATCCAAAATTTTAGAAATTTTTATAAATTTAGTGATGATATTGTTGAGTTTGAACTAAACTCATCTATAAAAAATCTACTCTCGCTTTTACATATTGAATTTAGTAGAAAAAATGTCTCGGTTCAGGTTGAAAATTTTGAGATATGGTTAAAAACTAGTCAAAGCTATCTTTGGCAAGTACTTTTAGTTCTTCTTCAAAACTCAAAAGATGCTCTATCTTTTAAGAGAGGTTTAAAAACTATAACCGTTAAAGCTAAAAATTTAGACGATATTGTTAAAATTTCAGTTATAGATAATGGAATTGGTATAGAACAAGATATGATAAAAGGAATTTTTAATAAACAAAAAGTAAGCACAAAAATACACGGTAGTGGTATTGGGTTAAATTTGGCTAAGATGATAGTTGTAAAAAAGTTAGGTGGCGATATCATACTTAAAAGTAACAAAAATCCTACAATATTTGAACTTACTATTAAAAAGGAGATTGTGTGA
- a CDS encoding aryl-sulfate sulfotransferase yields the protein MKKILSSALVAGMLLTVSTTASFAIGGASGPKIDYAVQGKLGELVVNPYDVAPLTAVIKNGGYNIKNATVRIVPKENGQEIKYKVADGELKTHGGIPVFGLYPDYVNKVEVEYTKSYKGKDETLKETYEIYTAPVFLDVSGHKGQKGVLFDDIEVVTPAIDKFKDRLYFVNNFQNKTGKGTKVVWNNPMGGALEWNYNPQIFILDTKGEVRWYLDPAKIYNLKSAFNAGVMMGFKQNEDGDLTWGYGQRYAKYDIMGREIWNRELPAGYVDFSHSLDDSPNGNYFLRVANANLKRLDGKNVRTVRDVIVEVDKNGQVVDDWRLYEILDPYRDNVLKVLDQGAVCLNIDASQTGHTLSEEDLAKMDDNNNFGDIVGSGPGRNWAHVNSVDHDAEDDSIIISSRHQNAIIKIGRDKKVKWILGNPVGWKDEFKSKLLTPVDSKGNKISCGADGAKCPGYENDKGGFDYTWTQHTAFKIDEKSKGDIIYVSAFDNGDSRGMEQPALPTMKYSRAVVYKIDQKKMTVEQVWEYGKDRGFDWYSSVTSLTEYQADKDSIMTYSAVAGMQFDIATGAPTGLPSPHINEFEWGSTTPGIEIKMTNAMGYQAWPFSIEKALSK from the coding sequence ATGAAAAAAATTCTTAGTTCAGCACTTGTTGCTGGTATGTTACTTACAGTTAGCACTACGGCTTCTTTTGCTATCGGCGGTGCAAGTGGACCAAAGATTGATTATGCAGTTCAAGGCAAGCTTGGAGAGTTGGTTGTAAATCCTTATGATGTAGCACCTCTTACAGCAGTTATTAAAAATGGCGGATACAATATCAAAAACGCAACTGTTAGAATCGTTCCAAAAGAGAACGGTCAAGAGATAAAATATAAAGTTGCTGATGGTGAGCTAAAAACTCATGGTGGAATTCCTGTTTTTGGTCTGTATCCTGATTATGTAAATAAAGTTGAAGTTGAGTATACAAAGAGCTACAAAGGCAAAGATGAAACCCTTAAAGAGACTTATGAAATTTACACAGCACCAGTTTTCCTAGATGTTTCTGGTCATAAAGGACAAAAAGGTGTACTGTTTGATGATATTGAAGTTGTAACTCCTGCAATTGATAAATTTAAAGATAGACTATATTTTGTAAATAACTTTCAAAATAAAACTGGAAAAGGTACAAAAGTTGTATGGAACAACCCAATGGGCGGAGCATTAGAGTGGAACTATAACCCACAAATTTTTATCCTAGATACAAAAGGCGAAGTTAGATGGTATCTAGACCCAGCTAAAATTTATAACTTAAAATCAGCTTTTAATGCTGGTGTTATGATGGGCTTTAAACAAAATGAAGATGGCGATTTAACTTGGGGATATGGTCAAAGATACGCTAAATATGACATCATGGGTAGAGAAATTTGGAATAGAGAACTTCCAGCTGGATATGTTGATTTTTCTCACTCACTTGATGATAGTCCAAATGGAAACTATTTCTTAAGAGTTGCAAATGCAAATTTAAAAAGACTTGATGGTAAAAATGTAAGAACTGTTAGAGATGTGATCGTTGAGGTTGATAAAAACGGACAAGTTGTGGATGATTGGAGACTTTATGAAATTTTAGATCCTTATAGAGATAATGTCTTAAAAGTTCTTGATCAAGGTGCAGTTTGTTTAAATATTGATGCAAGTCAAACAGGTCATACTTTAAGTGAAGAAGATTTAGCTAAGATGGATGATAATAATAACTTTGGTGATATCGTTGGAAGCGGACCTGGTAGAAACTGGGCTCATGTTAACTCAGTAGATCATGACGCAGAAGATGATAGCATCATCATCTCAAGCCGCCATCAAAATGCAATTATCAAAATCGGTAGAGATAAAAAAGTTAAATGGATTTTAGGAAATCCAGTTGGTTGGAAAGATGAGTTTAAATCAAAACTTCTAACTCCAGTTGATAGCAAAGGAAATAAAATTTCTTGCGGTGCTGATGGTGCAAAATGCCCTGGTTATGAAAATGACAAAGGCGGATTTGATTATACTTGGACACAACACACAGCATTTAAAATCGATGAAAAAAGTAAAGGCGATATCATCTATGTAAGTGCGTTTGATAATGGTGATAGCCGTGGTATGGAACAACCTGCTCTTCCAACAATGAAATACTCACGCGCTGTTGTTTACAAAATCGATCAAAAGAAAATGACAGTTGAGCAGGTTTGGGAATACGGCAAAGATAGAGGATTTGACTGGTATAGCTCAGTTACAAGCTTAACAGAGTATCAAGCTGATAAAGACTCTATTATGACTTATTCAGCTGTTGCCGGAATGCAGTTTGATATAGCAACTGGAGCACCAACAGGTCTTCCAAGTCCACATATTAACGAATTTGAGTGGGGTTCAACAACTCCTGGCATAGAGATTAAAATGACAAATGCAATGGGCTATCAAGCGTGGCCATTTAGCATTGAAAAGGCTCTTTCAAAATAA
- a CDS encoding response regulator transcription factor translates to MNALLKDISVLVVEDDELTGVAILTGLKEYCKEVFLAKDGLQGFEMFKLHKIDVIVTDIHMPNLNGLDMIEEILKLKPEQNFIVVSSYDSDENLLKSFKKGAISFIKKPISMDYLHHSIVKSVVSKTQKILNLSKDVKADMLSQRVFKGEKEVYLSRLESSIFWLLCYNINNLVSYDMIEEYVYSGDSVNIGQIHTAIARIKSKLKGIDISNIQSMGYKLNLKAGNE, encoded by the coding sequence GTGAATGCTTTGCTTAAAGATATCTCAGTTTTAGTTGTTGAAGATGATGAACTTACTGGAGTTGCTATTTTAACTGGGCTTAAGGAGTATTGTAAAGAGGTTTTCTTAGCAAAAGATGGACTTCAAGGCTTTGAAATGTTTAAGCTTCATAAAATAGATGTTATAGTTACTGATATACATATGCCAAATTTAAACGGTCTTGATATGATAGAAGAGATTTTAAAACTAAAACCAGAGCAAAATTTTATCGTAGTATCATCTTATGATAGTGATGAAAATTTACTTAAAAGCTTTAAAAAAGGTGCTATTTCATTTATAAAAAAGCCCATTTCTATGGACTATCTTCATCACTCTATCGTAAAAAGCGTAGTTAGCAAAACTCAAAAGATACTAAATTTAAGTAAAGATGTCAAAGCCGATATGCTAAGCCAGAGAGTTTTTAAAGGTGAAAAAGAGGTATATCTCTCAAGGCTTGAAAGTTCTATTTTTTGGCTACTTTGTTACAATATCAACAACCTTGTAAGCTATGATATGATAGAAGAGTATGTTTATAGTGGTGATAGCGTTAATATTGGTCAAATTCACACAGCAATTGCCAGGATAAAATCAAAGCTCAAAGGAATAGACATATCAAATATCCAAAGCATGGGATATAAGCTAAATTTAAAGGCCGGTAATGAGTGA
- the ribD gene encoding bifunctional diaminohydroxyphosphoribosylaminopyrimidine deaminase/5-amino-6-(5-phosphoribosylamino)uracil reductase RibD, translated as MSDEFYMDLAIKEAWKWQILTYPNPAVGCVITDKFGKILSIQAHKKAGFAHAELNAILTALLNFSEFKTKFEMKFENRVFLASEIYDFILNNHNYLLENATAYVTLEPCSHIGKTPPCANLLKELKFKRVVISIKDSSDIAGGGAEILQKAGVEVKFGVLKDKGDELIEPFLAWQNGNFSFLKLGSSINGILKGGLITNKASRKKVHEIREVLDLLVIGGNTVRVDRPRIDTRLASGKNPPDVLIYSKERSFDTKIPLFSVKNREVMITSDINQALKRRLVMFEGGDGMIKNLPNFVTHLLIFFSPNLGVLDNFKVNLDLKLLNLGTIDGNFYGWFKRSDTNCNLF; from the coding sequence ATGAGTGATGAGTTTTATATGGATTTAGCCATAAAAGAGGCATGGAAATGGCAAATTTTAACATACCCAAATCCAGCAGTTGGGTGCGTTATAACTGATAAATTTGGCAAAATTTTAAGTATACAAGCTCATAAAAAAGCAGGCTTTGCTCATGCTGAGTTAAATGCTATTTTAACTGCTCTTTTAAATTTTAGTGAGTTTAAAACTAAATTTGAGATGAAATTTGAAAATAGAGTTTTTTTAGCTAGTGAAATTTATGACTTTATCTTAAACAACCATAACTATCTTTTAGAAAATGCCACAGCTTATGTTACGCTTGAGCCTTGTTCTCACATTGGGAAAACCCCACCTTGTGCAAATTTACTCAAAGAGCTTAAATTTAAAAGAGTTGTTATAAGTATAAAAGATAGTAGCGATATCGCTGGTGGTGGGGCTGAAATTTTACAAAAAGCTGGAGTAGAAGTTAAATTTGGTGTTTTAAAAGATAAAGGAGATGAGCTTATAGAGCCATTTTTAGCGTGGCAAAATGGAAATTTTAGCTTTTTAAAACTAGGAAGTAGCATAAATGGCATTTTAAAAGGCGGACTTATCACAAATAAAGCTTCAAGAAAAAAGGTTCATGAGATTAGGGAAGTTTTAGATCTTTTAGTGATTGGCGGAAATACAGTTAGAGTTGATAGACCTAGGATTGATACAAGACTAGCCAGTGGTAAAAACCCGCCAGATGTTCTTATATACTCAAAAGAGCGTAGTTTTGATACAAAAATTCCACTTTTTAGTGTAAAAAATCGTGAAGTTATGATAACTAGCGATATCAATCAAGCTCTTAAAAGACGCCTTGTTATGTTTGAAGGTGGAGATGGCATGATAAAGAATTTACCAAATTTTGTAACCCATTTACTCATATTTTTTTCGCCAAATTTAGGTGTTTTAGATAATTTTAAAGTAAATTTAGATTTAAAACTTTTGAATTTAGGTACTATTGATGGGAATTTTTATGGATGGTTTAAAAGGAGTGATACAAATTGTAACTTATTTTAG
- a CDS encoding aryl-sulfate sulfotransferase, whose product MKKILSSVLVASMLLSVGVSTSLAAGGASGPKSYNAVGKIGAVIMNPYGVAPLTAIINDGGYAIKNAKVTVKGKGEKGIDISYDVSDLNVLQHGGIPVFGLYPDFVNTVEVSYKRENPVAGGINSEDIKETYQIYAPPVVTYGSGTAQKMALPKAEVVVPASKNVKNNLYLMNHLSSTMPNASQVVWNLPAGGALEWDYESYVWMIDTNGDIRWQLDVSKFRDPYDIRKKGNLMGFDQTKDGNIMWGQGQTYKKYDLMGRKIFDRMLPRSYIDFSHHLEETVKGTYLLRVANSDLKRRDGKNVRTVRDVIVELDKEGNVLDQWDLSAILDPYRDNNILAMDQGAVCLNIDADKAGKTLSKEDLEDDSMPFGDVAGVGAGRNWAHVNSVNYDPHDDSIIISSRHQSAVIKITRDKKVKWILGSPEGWSEEFHKYLLKPVDKNGKEIVCEAEGSKCPGYLSDKGGFDWSWTQHTAYVIPEKSKDHLRHVSTFDNGDSRGMEQPALVTMKYSRAVEYVVDEKNMTVQQIWEFGKERGLDWYSPITSVTEYMPKTDTMMVYSATAGMGDLVAFRAGTAQLTPYLHEFKYGTKEPELEIKMVGGNIIGYRALVIDYKDSFK is encoded by the coding sequence ATGAAAAAAATTCTTAGTTCAGTTTTAGTTGCTAGTATGCTTTTATCAGTTGGCGTTAGTACTTCATTAGCAGCTGGTGGTGCAAGTGGTCCAAAAAGCTATAACGCAGTTGGCAAAATCGGTGCAGTTATAATGAACCCTTACGGCGTTGCCCCGCTAACTGCTATTATAAATGACGGCGGATACGCTATAAAAAATGCAAAAGTCACAGTTAAAGGAAAAGGTGAAAAAGGCATCGATATAAGCTATGATGTTAGTGATTTAAATGTCTTACAACACGGCGGAATTCCAGTGTTTGGGCTTTATCCTGATTTTGTAAATACAGTTGAAGTAAGCTACAAAAGAGAAAATCCAGTCGCAGGTGGAATCAATAGCGAAGATATAAAAGAGACTTATCAAATTTATGCTCCACCAGTTGTAACTTATGGCTCAGGAACAGCTCAAAAAATGGCCCTACCAAAAGCAGAAGTTGTAGTTCCAGCTAGTAAAAATGTAAAAAATAATCTTTATTTGATGAATCATCTAAGCTCAACTATGCCAAACGCTTCTCAAGTTGTTTGGAATTTACCAGCTGGTGGAGCTTTGGAGTGGGATTATGAAAGCTATGTTTGGATGATAGATACAAATGGCGACATTAGATGGCAACTTGATGTTAGTAAATTTAGAGATCCTTATGATATCCGCAAAAAAGGAAATTTAATGGGCTTTGACCAGACAAAAGATGGAAACATCATGTGGGGTCAAGGACAAACTTATAAAAAATATGATCTTATGGGTAGAAAAATCTTTGATAGAATGCTTCCAAGAAGTTATATCGACTTTTCTCACCACCTAGAAGAGACAGTTAAAGGCACTTATCTTTTAAGAGTTGCAAACTCAGACTTAAAAAGACGAGATGGTAAAAATGTAAGAACTGTTAGAGATGTGATTGTTGAACTTGACAAAGAGGGAAATGTGCTTGACCAGTGGGATTTAAGTGCGATTTTAGATCCATATAGAGATAATAACATTTTAGCTATGGATCAAGGTGCAGTTTGTTTAAATATAGACGCTGATAAAGCTGGAAAAACTCTATCAAAAGAAGATCTTGAAGATGATTCTATGCCATTTGGAGATGTTGCAGGAGTTGGTGCTGGTAGAAACTGGGCACATGTAAATAGCGTAAATTACGATCCACATGATGATAGTATTATAATTTCAAGCCGTCACCAAAGTGCAGTTATAAAAATCACACGAGATAAAAAAGTTAAGTGGATTTTAGGCTCACCTGAGGGCTGGAGTGAAGAGTTTCATAAATATCTTTTAAAGCCAGTTGATAAAAATGGCAAAGAGATCGTTTGCGAGGCTGAGGGTTCAAAATGTCCAGGATATTTAAGCGATAAAGGTGGCTTTGACTGGTCATGGACACAGCACACCGCTTATGTTATCCCTGAAAAGTCAAAAGATCATCTCCGTCATGTAAGCACATTTGATAACGGAGATAGCCGTGGTATGGAACAACCTGCTCTTGTTACTATGAAATACAGCCGTGCGGTTGAGTATGTTGTAGATGAGAAAAATATGACCGTGCAGCAAATTTGGGAGTTTGGAAAAGAAAGAGGGCTTGACTGGTATAGTCCAATTACTTCTGTAACTGAGTATATGCCAAAAACTGATACTATGATGGTTTATTCAGCAACTGCTGGAATGGGCGATTTAGTCGCATTTAGAGCTGGAACAGCACAGCTTACCCCGTATCTTCACGAGTTTAAATACGGTACAAAAGAGCCTGAACTTGAGATAAAAATGGTTGGTGGAAATATCATCGGATATAGAGCTTTAGTAATTGACTATAAAGACTCTTTTAAATAA